The following are encoded together in the Labrus mixtus chromosome 2, fLabMix1.1, whole genome shotgun sequence genome:
- the uchl1 gene encoding ubiquitin carboxyl-terminal hydrolase isozyme L1: MSSLGVGEGWRFVDVVGLEGEQLSTVPKPCCALMLLFPLTQQHESFRKQQADKVADDCDAYFLKQTGVNSCGTVALLHAVANNKNKQTFDSGSILKEFLDQTANMSADDRAKALEKNQAIRDAHNEVAQQGQCRPEADKVNFHFIAFVNIDGHLYEFDGKMNGPVKHGATKDGSFVMDAAEVCRGFMEREQGEVRFSAVALCQS; the protein is encoded by the exons ATGAGCTCCCTCGGCGTGGGCGAAGGCTGGCGTTTTGTGGACGTGGTGGGACTGGAGGGTGAGCAACTCTCCACCGTCCCGAAACCATGCTGTGCCTTGATGCTGCTCTTCCCTTTGACACAACAG CATGAGTCTTTTAGAAAGCAGCAGGCGGACAAGGTTGCGGATGACTGTGACGCTTATTTCCTCAAGCAGACAGGAGTCAATTCCTGTGGCACCGTTGCCCTGCTGCATGCTGTGgccaataacaaaaacaaacagacatttg ATAGTGGCTCCATCTTGAAAGAGTTTCTAGATCAGACTGCAAACATGTCTGCTGATGACCGTGCCAAAGCTCTGGAGAAGAACCAG gCAATCCGTGACGCTCACAATGAGGTTGCCCAGCAGGGCCAGTGTAGG CCTGAAGCCGACAAAGTCAACTTCCACTTCATTGCCTTTGTCAACATAGATGGACATCTGTATGAGTTTG atggGAAAATGAATGGACCAGTGAAGCACGGAGCTACCAAAGATGGCTCATTTGTAATG GATGCAGCTGAAGTGTGCCGTGGATTCATggagagagagcaaggagaGGTCCGCTTCTCTGCAGTGGCACTTTGTCAAAGTTAG